The Brassica oleracea var. oleracea cultivar TO1000 chromosome C6, BOL, whole genome shotgun sequence genomic interval ATCGAGAAGTGGTATGTTTGGGAAGTCATATGTTGTCTCTTGTCCTAATTCACTTATTAAGTTTATGGCTTACCTTCATCGGATTACTTTGATCTTAATCTTAGTTCTTAGGGGTTTTTTATTTTTTTTGCGGCCCTTAAGAACAGATTGGTTTTATAAACAAATTCTGGTTCAATCACAATTGTAACCAAACCTTCATTCACTGCGATGATATTTACATTCTTAAAAAAATAAAAAAATAAAAATAAAAAAAATCTTCGACTACAAAATAAGACCATCTTCATGGTCATTTAAGAAGTCGTAATAATTTAAAGTCAAGTTTGATAATGTAGTGGTATACAGGCTCGTGTTTGCAATATTTATAAAGTGCTACTTTTTAACGAAAAAAACACATGAATAAATTAAATATTTAGAACTCGACTTTTACTAGTTTGCTGCTTTATTAATGGAAAAGGGAAAAGAGAAAACTCAGACAACACACATCACACCATCTGTTCCATGCACACTGGTCCATCTGTATACCTTCCCATGGAATATTCCATTGATTAATCGAAATGCCTATGTATTTGACTTCTTACATGAAATTATATACAGAACTGACATTTTCTATCGGATGAAACAAATCATTTTTATGATGAGAAATGTTGATTTATAGACTGATAATTTAAGAAGGGCCTGGGGCTAAAAAAATAATATGATTAGTAGTTAGATACTTATGTATTACTAAAGTAGGTTTCGATTCGTTTGGTAGGACATGGAGCTGAACAATCTAAAACATAGTATAAAAATGTCTACCATTAATAAATACATCGTTACCACCGCATATTCACACACCATAAGCTAATGGATACAAACAACAACAAAATGGAATCAAGCATCTGGTAGCTAGTTTTGTTTGGTACTAAATCTTTAGTATGTTGTGTGGTCCAACGTCTCAGTTTCAAGTTCTTGAAACTGTTTCATGGTCTCTAGGAAGTTTCACAAATCGTGTCGTTATCTATAAACAATGTATTGAAAATCTTTTTTCTCATTCACTTGCAATATAAAAAGAAACAAAGTGTTCAATGTATTAACTTTCCGTTACATAATCCATTTACAATAAAGCATATACATTAATAATACATATGACAGATTAACATTATCCATTAAAATGATGATAATGAACATTTTTTAGATATTATAACATGCCCACGGTAAACGCTCCAAGTGCTAGTGTATAGAATGGGGGAAGGTCTAAAGCACAATCAAGGTAATAAGTTATTAGGATCTTCGCGTTGCGTGATTCCGGTATTGGGTTCGGATCCTGAGCTTGAGCTACCAGGTAACCCCCCGCATTTTTGACACCTGGCAACCACCAAGATTTGACGGCAGGAAGGACACGAAGAATGGGACTCAAGCCACGTGTCAATACACGATACGTGGAAACCGTGACCGCACTGCGGCAACACTCTTAGCTCGTCGCCGGCGGCGAATTCCGTCAGACATATCACACACTCGACTAGTTTCTCCCCCGGTGGAGAATCCGGCGAGTAGGCGAGCTTCGGCAGAGAACGGAGGACTTTCTTCTTTAGTCCTCTGTTGGCCGCAGCTACCGGCGGTTGATGATGAGTCTGGACCGAGTTCGGGGCGGCGATACGTCGGAGCCAGGTGCATCGAGAGACAGCGACTAAGCCGAGGACGCAAATCAGTGCGCAGAGAAGAGCAGCTATGATGACTATGAGATTAGAGTTTAATGTCGGAGAAACTTCAGCCGGAGACGGAGAGGTGGATTCTTGAAGAAGACGAAAGAGAAGTCGCGCCATTGCAGAGACTAGAGAAGAGAGTTTAGTTTGAAAAGTAGAGAGGTTTTTAGAGTGTGAGCGTTTCTTTAAGTGAGCCAAAGAGGAAGGTTATTTATAGTGAAAGACCGGTCCTTTGGTTGGTATTATTTACATTATAACTGGTTGATTTCCCACACCTTTGTACAGATCAATATATCTATATACTTAACATTTTTTTTAATTCTAATGTTTATTTTTATAAAAAATAATAATTAAATTTGATAGAAATTTAAAATTATTATAAATTATAAAACTTTAATATTCATCTTGATAATCAATGTATTAAATTATGTTTTTTTTATAGTTTCATTAATTTGACGTAGATTTTGGATCAAAATATTTTCTATTCTAATAATTAAATTAGGAAATTTGTATTTGAAATTAAAAATATATTGTATTTGGATAAAAAGGAATCATGTGGAACTGAAATGATTATATTATCGGTAGATATTGTTAATATCTATATATTAATTAAATGTCCTCAATATCATGATAATTAAATATTATAATATATTTTTGAAATAATAGTATATATATCAATACAATAGTTTAATGTTTATTAATTATATTAAATATCATGATAAATATATAAATATCAAAATAAAAGTTTAAATAATAATAATTAAACTAATGACTTATCCTAAAATCATGGAAAATATGATAAATAAGTAAATTAACTAAAATCATGAAGAAGATGACAAGTAAGTAAATTAACTTGGTAAATATTGGTAATTTATATATATATATATATATATATATATATATATATCAATTGTTAATATCTATTTATTAGTTAAATGTACTAACTATCATGATATTTATATATTAAATATTTTTTGAAAAATAATAGTATATGTATCAATAGAATAGGTTAATGTTTATTAATAATTTTAAATATCATGATAAATGTATAGTTATCAAAATAAAAATTGAAATAATAATGTATTAATTAAAATGATGACTTATTCTAAAACCACAGAAAAGATGACAAATAATCAAATTAACTAAAATCATGAAGAAAATGACAAATAAACAAATTCATTTCTTAAATAATAGTATAGATTATTACTATCAGTTGTATGGTCATTTTCGTAATTTTTTGTATATCAACGGTCTCAAGTTTTTACTTAAGTAAGATGATAAATTTATTAAGTTCCTTCAACCTATTATTTTGATAAAATAAATATAATATTCTCCCAAAATATAAGTAATACGTTATAATATTTGGCTTATATAATTCCTAGCTTATAGCTCCAAATTTATAGGGTGTTTACAATTTATTTAGACCTAAATATTAGACATTCTTAATAGAAAATGTATGCATATTCATTGGAAGATTTAGCGATGATATAAGAGTTTTCTAGATCAACCATGATGCTTTTGGATTGCCGTTGGGAACTCGTTTAAATATCTAGAAAATGGTTCACCCGAAATTGCTTTGCAAACACATGAAAATTAGTTAGGATATTTCTAAAAGTCTGGGATACCCGAAGTTAATAAAAAAAAACAAATGACCGTGTGGAATGATATTTATAGATTTGGTGGAATGAACAAAAACATTTAAAGTTGGTGTATATGAGATAATGGTGCGTGTGGGCACACACATGATGGAAATGGCCGAAGTGTGTATGTGCGATGCGATGCGATGCGATGCCTAGTTTGGAGCATTTCAACGCCAAATCATGAGATAGATTGATAAGGTGTGTATCGCTTATCCTAACATTCTTTCTTCTCATCATGTTCTAAACAAACTATTAATTCTCAGTTTCTCGTCCACAGGAATTAATACATAATTATCTATAATGAATTAAGTAATTTGTGATTGTTGGAATCTGGACTTGAGATTTGGAGAAAAAACGGTTTTAAACAAATTATTGTAGAATGTCGTAAGATGTTGGTATATGATGATTATAACTTGCTTCAAATACACTTTTAATGAAAAACGCAAGTGAATGTAACTGCAACAAGCTAAGTCCAACATGTGAAAAACTAGAAAAAATGTAAGAAAAATTAGTCTTAGCCAAGAAAAGTGGGGCGGATCATATGCACATATGCCCAGTCCTGAAATTCTATGGGTTGAAAGATTAAAGAAAACGATAGATAAGAGAAATATATAAGGCGATATGAGAAAGTTATAGATTTATTAGTAATTAAATATTTTATAAAAGTTATTAAACTGGGTTAAAGGAGTTTCAAGTTCATTCTCTTATATAAATCGGATTCATACTATTGACAATTAATTATACTATTGGATTTTAATTAAAAAAATTGATTGAAAAGTACTAATTTGAAGATTGGAACTTGGAAGTATGAGTTTCTACTGTTTCTATCCGAAGTCGAACATTACGTATGACAATTTGTTAGATGCAGTTTCCCTTAGGCCTCAGATTTTGATCCGAGATCTGGATCCGATCCGAAAATCCGGATATCCAGAGGGATAGAATCCGGATCCGGATAGTAAAATGTTGGATCCGTCAAAGCCGGATCCGGATCCGGATATCTTAATTTTTAAGTCTGGATATCCGGATCCGTAAGTTTTATTAATAAATATTTCAAAAATAGTAATATGTATATATATAAATTAATTTTATTTAATATATTTTAATTTTTATAATAGTATATATAAGTTTTATGTAAATTTTGTAATATTATACATAGAAATAATTAAAGATATTATATATATTTTTATTTTTAAATTATTGTTAATATTTTATATATATTAATATTATTTTTTATTTATTTAAGGATTCAAATCCGGATACGGATATCCGCCGGATATTACAATTTTTAGAAGGATATCCGACACCCGGATATCCGAAAACTCCGGATCCGGATTAGGATAGTAAAATTATGGATCCGCTGGATAAGAATCTGAATCCGGATACCTTAAAATTGCCCGGATATCCGATCTAGTTTCCCCGGTAGATCCTATACAGTTTGCACCTAAATATTTTTATAATTCTTACTCAACACTACTAGTACAGTTTAATTAATTGCTGGTTTAGTATTGAGTTAACTATTTACTCGAGTATTGTATTATTTTCCTCAATATTGATGATACATACATTACGAAGAATTAATGACGTTTTAACCGAGTGGAGAAATGTGGTTCTCTACGTAGAATAATAACCTTTGGAATCACGAAAGGAATATTTTGTTTTTAATAGTGGCTGCTAAACAACTTAGCTAGCAACCACAACCTATATCGTTTGAACTTATAATAAAAAAAAACTATAATACCAACTTTTGTTTCAAAAATGTTAAGTTAGGAGATAGATGATTAACGTTTTACGAAGTCGTTCTACAGAGAAGTACATAAAATGATTGATATTTCTCGTAAAATGTTCAAAATTTCCTTGTTTTAGACATATCATTTTCATGTTTCAAAAAAAAAAAAAAAGACATATTATTTTGCAAAACATCCCAATTAACATGTTTTTTAAACAAAACTACGAAGATGAGTTTTAATGTTTGTGTATTCTCTTTGGTGGTCGAGGACTACCAGCCAATCAAAGCTGATATGGCATTTGGAATTGGGATAAAGACTAATTCACTAAAGAAGACTTTTAAATATATTTCTTTTTGGAGTTTGACCTTTTTAATGTTTCGATAAGATCAATGTTAAATTCTAATCATCCTATAAATA includes:
- the LOC106299050 gene encoding RING-H2 finger protein ATL8-like; translated protein: MARLLFRLLQESTSPSPAEVSPTLNSNLIVIIAALLCALICVLGLVAVSRCTWLRRIAAPNSVQTHHQPPVAAANRGLKKKVLRSLPKLAYSPDSPPGEKLVECVICLTEFAAGDELRVLPQCGHGFHVSCIDTWLESHSSCPSCRQILVVARCQKCGGLPGSSSSGSEPNTGITQREDPNNLLP